A region of Carassius auratus strain Wakin chromosome 23, ASM336829v1, whole genome shotgun sequence DNA encodes the following proteins:
- the pex14 gene encoding peroxisomal membrane protein PEX14 isoform X2: protein MEKSSELWTSRAASPGLTDEEVDLAIQRSGSTEEPLTVAVSGPTYIAHPVPLAPHSPSGYRWRDYSALAVVLAGMAFGFYHLYRKYILPLIMGSKEDKKHLRRIESNIADMSGTLTQTVTQLQMTLASVQELLVQQQTKIQELTQELANSQASSATNRMLESQSISELKAEILSLKGLLLGRRQFPASPSVPKIPSWQIPLKPGSLSNPPSINHTNSSSDISPVSNESANSSPIKEGNSSQATPSGSLCLNGDVGLGSILPLDLKDQVRMEVQGEEEKKEDDEDEDEDDDVTHADEGDHLSVQTEDRKGGDGQINEQVEKLRRPEGASNESEVD, encoded by the exons ATGGAGAAGAGCTCAGAGCTTTGGACCTCCAGAGCTGCTTCTCCTG GTCTGACTGATGAGGAGGTCGACCTGGCCATCCAGCGGTCCGGTAGTACAGAGGAGCCGCTCACTGTAGCTGTTTCAGGGCCCACGTACATCGCTCACCCTGTTCCACTGGCCCCACACA gTCCCTCAGGTTATAGATGGAGAGACTACAGTGCCCTGGCTGTCGTCTTGGCAGGAATGGCCTTTGGCTTCTATCATCTTTACCGG AAATACATCCTTCCCCTCATTATGGGCAGCAAAGAGGACAAGAAGCATCTGCGGAGGATCGAGAGCAACATTGCAGATATGAGTGGCACACTGACACAGACAG TCACCCAGTTGCAGATGACCCTGGCTTCAGTGCAGGAGCTGCTGGTCCAGCAACAGACGAAAATACAGGAGCTGACACAAGAGCTGGCTAACTCGCAG GCCTCATCTGCCACCAACCGCATGCTGGAGTCTCAGAGCATCAGTGAACTCAAGGCTGAGATTTTATCTCTTAAGGGTCTTCTTCTCGGCAG GAGACAGTTTCCCGCTTCGCCCTCCGTTCCCAAAATCCCATCCTGGCAAATCCCTCTCAAACCCGGATCGCTGTCCAACCCGCCCTCCATCAACCACACCAACAGCAGCAGCGACATCTCGCCCGTCAGCAACGAGTCAGCCAACTCCTCCCCCATCAAAGAGGGCAACAGCTCCCAGGCCACCCCGTCTGGCTCGCTCTGCCTGAACGGAGACGTGGGCCTGGGCTCCATTCTCCCTCTGGACCTGAAAGACCAGGTCCGTATGGAAGTCCAGGgcgaggaggagaagaaagaggatgatgaggatgaagatgaggatgacgATGTGACCCATGCGGATGAGGGAGACCACCTGAGCGTGCAGACGGAGGACAGGAAAGGAGGTGATGGACAGATAAATGAGCAGGTGGAGAAGCTGCGGCGTCCAGAGGGTGCGAGCAACGAGAGCGAGGTCGATTAG